In Erythrolamprus reginae isolate rEryReg1 unplaced genomic scaffold, rEryReg1.hap1 H_7, whole genome shotgun sequence, one genomic interval encodes:
- the LOC139155839 gene encoding insulin-like growth factor-binding protein 3 receptor isoform X2, protein MVICSLLASLRICLERHPPLVSFFFCLLSLAVAFAGFAVYIQSHDIHNPDVKEDWDSLLKSFAHLMFCITNKTQGNVISLPSTAEPPTTVSIMVGLTFDVHNGTDLPNDTHLGLTISGTKLGFRGPDAQKSIHLLAVITNSLSRENCLRITAPSSLLPMTRKPPKCVIGKQSMTLEMPGICYQSRYQTNPALTSMLDQADRTLCSQRLLLTSAFLLCLCAMLCCAAGLYYRLPKNKWGQI, encoded by the exons ATGGTCATCTGCTCCCTACTGGCCTCCCTGCGTATATGCCTGGAACGTCATCCACCTCTGgtctccttcttcttctgcctcCTTTCATTGGCTGTTGCCTTTGCTGGTTTTGCTGTCTACATCCAGTCACATGATATTCATAATCCTGATGTCAAAGAG GATTGGGACTCTCTGCTGAAATCTTTTGCACATTTAATGTTCTGTATCACAAATAAAACTCAGGGAAATGTCATATCACTTCCTTCAACTGCTGAACCTCCTACAACTGTATCTATCATGGTTGGCTTGACCTTTGATGTTCACAATGGTACAGATCTTCCCAATGATACACATTTAGGTCTGACCATCAGTGGGACaaaattgggtttcagag GTCCAGATGCCCAGAAATCAATTCATCTCTTAGCTGTTATCACAAATTCATTATCCCGTGAAAATTGCCTTAGGATCACTGCACCTTCATCCCTTCTCCCCATGACCAG AAAGCCACCAAAATGTGTAATAGGGAAACAAAGCATGACTTTGGAAATGCCAGGGATTTGCTATCAATCACGTTATCAAACTAATCCTGCATTAACCAGCATGCTAGatcag GCGGATCGTACCCTTTGCAGCCAGCGCCTCCTCCTGACCAGTGCTTTCCTTCTCTGCCTCTGTGCCATGCTGTGTTGTGCAGCTGGCCTATATTATCGCCTCCCCAAAAACAAATGGGGCCAAATCTAA